One stretch of Paenibacillus sp. FSL R5-0341 DNA includes these proteins:
- the minD gene encoding septum site-determining protein MinD produces the protein MGEAIVITSGKGGVGKTTTSANIGTALALLGKKVCLVDTDIGLRNLDVVMGLENRIIYDLCDVADGRCRLNQALVKDKRFEELYMLPAAQTRDKNSVSPEQVKDIILELKKDFEYVIIDCPAGIEQGFKNAVAGADQAIVVTTPENAAVRDADRVIGLLESSHIQSPKLVVNRIRNNMVKSGDMLDIDGILQVLNIDLIGIVPDDELVIKAANSGEPTVMNPDSLAAIAYRNIARRILGDTVPLMQLEQKKGAFTRFKKFFGMG, from the coding sequence ATGGGAGAGGCGATCGTGATCACTTCGGGTAAAGGCGGCGTGGGTAAAACAACCACCTCGGCAAACATCGGGACAGCGCTGGCGCTGCTCGGCAAAAAGGTTTGTCTGGTAGATACCGATATCGGCCTTCGTAATTTGGATGTCGTGATGGGACTCGAAAACCGTATTATTTACGATCTGTGCGACGTTGCGGACGGCCGCTGCCGTCTGAATCAGGCTTTGGTCAAAGACAAGCGTTTCGAAGAATTATATATGTTGCCTGCGGCGCAGACGAGAGACAAAAACTCGGTGTCGCCAGAACAGGTGAAGGATATTATCCTTGAACTAAAAAAAGATTTTGAATACGTCATTATTGATTGCCCAGCCGGTATAGAGCAGGGTTTCAAAAATGCGGTAGCAGGAGCAGATCAGGCCATCGTGGTCACTACACCGGAAAATGCTGCAGTACGTGATGCGGATCGTGTCATCGGGCTGCTGGAGAGTTCACACATTCAATCACCGAAGCTGGTGGTGAATCGAATTCGCAATAATATGGTTAAATCGGGTGACATGCTGGATATCGATGGTATTTTACAAGTACTTAATATTGACCTGATTGGTATCGTACCTGATGATGAACTGGTCATCAAAGCGGCCAATTCAGGAGAACCTACGGTCATGAATCCGGATTCACTTGCAGCGATTGCGTATAGAAATATTGCACGACGCATTTTGGGAGATACGGTCCCATTGATGCAGCTGGAGCAGAAAAAGGGTGCTTTTACCCGCTTCAAAAAGTTCTTCGGAATGGGTTAA
- a CDS encoding homoserine dehydrogenase: MKPVKVGLLGLGTVGTGVVRIVEGNQEDLSSQVGSPIVIEKIAVKNTEKDRVIAVDRAKLTEDPWEVIRHPDIDVIVEVMGGIDQTKEYILEALERGKHIVTANKDLMALHGTEILAKAQEKQCDVFYEASVAGGIPIIRTLIEGFSSDRITRIMGIVNGTTNFILTKMSQEGASYEEVLAEAQALGYAESDPTSDVEGLDAARKMAILSTLGFRTNVELKDVTVRGISSVTREDITYARRLGYEMKLLGIADRIDDEITISVQPTMVRQNHPIASVNGVFNAVYVHGEAVGETMFYGAGAGELPTATSVVADIVAVTKNLKLGVNGLKAIVPYKTKRLQSDEQIVSKNFILLHVDDKAGVLAQITQIFAEYDVSLASVVQQPNEHNPDAEIIIVTHNASKASMDKVLKHFESLSVIRRIKSVYRVEG, from the coding sequence GTGAAACCGGTAAAAGTCGGATTGTTGGGTCTAGGAACTGTCGGAACGGGAGTCGTTCGCATTGTGGAAGGAAATCAGGAGGATCTGAGCAGTCAGGTTGGATCGCCGATTGTCATCGAGAAGATCGCAGTGAAAAATACAGAGAAAGACCGTGTCATTGCTGTAGATCGTGCCAAACTTACGGAAGATCCTTGGGAAGTCATTCGTCATCCGGATATTGATGTCATCGTTGAAGTCATGGGCGGTATTGATCAGACGAAGGAGTATATTCTTGAAGCGTTGGAACGGGGGAAGCATATCGTAACTGCGAACAAGGATCTTATGGCCCTGCACGGTACGGAGATTTTGGCGAAGGCACAGGAAAAACAATGTGATGTCTTCTATGAGGCGAGTGTTGCGGGTGGTATTCCAATCATTCGTACGTTGATTGAAGGTTTCTCTTCCGATCGAATTACCCGCATTATGGGTATTGTGAACGGAACAACGAACTTTATTTTGACGAAAATGAGTCAGGAAGGTGCATCCTATGAAGAGGTGCTGGCCGAGGCGCAGGCTTTGGGATACGCTGAATCGGATCCAACCTCCGATGTAGAAGGACTTGACGCAGCTCGCAAAATGGCGATCTTGAGTACACTCGGTTTCCGCACCAATGTGGAGTTGAAGGATGTAACTGTCAGAGGCATATCCTCCGTAACCCGTGAAGACATTACGTATGCCAGAAGACTTGGATATGAGATGAAATTGCTTGGTATTGCGGACCGTATTGACGATGAGATCACGATTAGCGTTCAGCCGACTATGGTTAGACAGAATCACCCGATTGCTTCAGTCAACGGTGTCTTCAACGCAGTATATGTACACGGCGAAGCTGTAGGGGAGACGATGTTCTACGGTGCAGGTGCGGGAGAACTCCCAACGGCAACTTCTGTTGTAGCTGACATTGTGGCGGTTACCAAAAACCTTAAACTTGGCGTAAACGGTCTAAAAGCGATTGTGCCTTATAAGACGAAGCGACTGCAAAGCGACGAGCAGATCGTGTCGAAAAACTTTATTTTACTACACGTTGACGACAAAGCCGGTGTATTGGCACAAATCACACAAATTTTCGCAGAATATGATGTCAGTCTGGCCTCGGTTGTTCAACAGCCGAATGAGCACAACCCGGATGCCGAGATCATTATCGTTACACATAATGCAAGTAAGGCAAGCATGGATAAAGTGTTGAAACACTTTGAATCACTCAGTGTCATTCGCCGCATTAAGAGTGTGTATCGGGTGGAAGGATAG
- a CDS encoding ribosomal-processing cysteine protease Prp, producing the protein MIIVQIFRDEDGNIERFSIEGHANFAKRGEDIVCAGVSAVTVGTVNSIETLTGVEMDAKMKNGFLSGSLPLLERGETWSQVQLLLESMVVMLSNIAESYGKYIKIQQFK; encoded by the coding sequence GTGATTATCGTTCAAATCTTTCGTGATGAGGATGGGAACATCGAACGCTTTTCCATCGAAGGGCATGCTAATTTTGCCAAGCGGGGAGAAGACATCGTATGTGCCGGGGTATCCGCTGTTACAGTGGGTACGGTGAACTCGATTGAAACATTGACCGGTGTCGAAATGGATGCCAAGATGAAGAATGGCTTTTTAAGTGGTTCTTTACCTTTGTTGGAGAGAGGGGAAACCTGGTCCCAGGTACAATTGTTACTCGAATCCATGGTGGTTATGCTCTCTAATATTGCAGAGTCATACGGGAAGTATATTAAAATACAGCAATTCAAATAA
- the rplU gene encoding 50S ribosomal protein L21: MYAIIETGGKQYKVQEGDVLFIEKLTANDGESVTFDRVLAVSNEQGLTAGTPLISGATVTAKVEKHGKGQKVIVYKYKPKKNYHVKQGHRQPYTKVTIEKIKA, from the coding sequence ATGTACGCAATTATTGAAACAGGCGGCAAACAGTACAAAGTCCAAGAGGGCGATGTTCTGTTCATCGAGAAATTGACTGCGAACGATGGCGAAAGCGTAACGTTCGACCGTGTCCTGGCTGTATCTAACGAACAAGGTTTGACAGCAGGTACACCATTGATTTCCGGAGCTACTGTAACGGCTAAAGTGGAGAAACATGGCAAAGGACAAAAGGTTATCGTATACAAATACAAACCTAAAAAGAACTACCATGTGAAGCAAGGTCACCGTCAACCGTACACTAAAGTAACTATCGAAAAAATCAAAGCGTAA
- a CDS encoding Rne/Rng family ribonuclease has translation MKQMIVHNEHNLMQMALLEEGKAVEFTAERTRERGLLGSFFKGRVVNVLPGMQAAFVDIGQKKNAFLYVDDVLHPHLEKQPKVKPSISELLRPGQEVIVQVLKEPVGGKGARVTTHYSLPGRWLVYMPIADYVAVSKKIAREGDRSRLKALGEQLRRDEEGLIIRTVSAEEQHEAIQADLETLRAQWYLIREKADSLPSPSLLHRDHSMVQRIIRDVYTPGSDEVITDSEGQAREVKALLEEISPGHQPKVQVYRGTESIFAAYGVQEQLNKDFARKVWLPGGGYIVIDHTEALTVVDVNTGKYTGAGGDSLEETVTETNMQAAVEIARLMRLRDIGGMIIVDFIDMEEASNRHEVAATLEGELKKDRTKAFVMGWTKLGLLELTRKKVREESTLPYVEPCSSCHGTGKRYISPLH, from the coding sequence ATGAAACAAATGATTGTACATAATGAACATAACCTCATGCAAATGGCGCTTCTGGAAGAAGGCAAAGCTGTGGAATTCACGGCAGAACGTACACGCGAGCGTGGACTGCTGGGTTCCTTTTTCAAGGGACGGGTCGTGAATGTGTTACCGGGTATGCAGGCTGCTTTTGTGGATATCGGTCAGAAAAAGAATGCGTTTCTATATGTGGACGATGTGTTGCATCCCCATCTGGAGAAGCAGCCCAAGGTGAAGCCTTCCATCTCGGAGTTGCTTCGTCCGGGTCAGGAAGTCATTGTTCAGGTTCTGAAGGAACCGGTAGGAGGCAAGGGAGCCCGGGTGACGACTCATTATTCACTTCCGGGCCGCTGGCTTGTCTACATGCCTATTGCCGACTATGTGGCGGTATCCAAGAAAATTGCCCGGGAGGGTGATCGTTCCCGCCTTAAGGCGCTTGGAGAGCAACTGAGACGGGATGAAGAAGGGCTTATTATCCGAACCGTATCTGCAGAAGAACAGCATGAAGCCATTCAGGCAGACTTGGAAACATTACGTGCGCAGTGGTACCTGATTCGCGAAAAAGCGGACAGTTTGCCTTCCCCGAGCCTATTGCATCGGGATCATAGCATGGTACAGCGAATCATCAGAGATGTGTATACGCCAGGCAGTGACGAAGTCATCACTGATAGTGAAGGACAAGCCCGCGAGGTAAAAGCGTTGCTGGAAGAGATAAGTCCCGGTCATCAACCCAAAGTACAGGTGTATCGGGGAACAGAGTCCATCTTTGCTGCTTATGGTGTGCAGGAGCAGTTGAACAAGGATTTTGCCCGGAAAGTGTGGTTGCCTGGAGGCGGATATATCGTCATTGATCATACCGAAGCTCTGACTGTAGTGGATGTGAACACAGGCAAATATACGGGAGCTGGCGGTGACAGTCTGGAAGAGACCGTGACAGAGACGAACATGCAGGCAGCAGTGGAGATTGCCCGTCTGATGCGCCTGCGAGATATCGGTGGCATGATTATTGTCGACTTCATTGATATGGAGGAAGCTTCGAATCGGCATGAAGTGGCGGCGACCTTGGAGGGTGAGCTCAAGAAGGATCGGACCAAAGCGTTCGTGATGGGCTGGACCAAGCTGGGCTTGCTAGAACTGACACGCAAAAAAGTGCGGGAAGAGAGCACGTTACCCTATGTGGAGCCGTGTTCTTCCTGTCATGGTACGGGAAAAAGATATATTTCACCTTTGCATTGA
- the rpmA gene encoding 50S ribosomal protein L27: MLKLNLQLFASKKGVGSTKNGRDSNAQRLGVKRADGQTVTGGSILVRQRGTKIHPGTNVGIGKDDTLFAKIDGVVKFERWGRDRKKVSIYPVNVAPVAAAVEA, from the coding sequence ATGTTGAAATTAAATCTTCAGTTATTCGCATCGAAAAAAGGTGTAGGTTCCACGAAGAACGGACGTGACAGTAATGCTCAACGTCTGGGTGTTAAACGTGCTGATGGTCAAACTGTAACTGGTGGTAGCATTCTCGTTCGCCAACGCGGAACGAAAATTCACCCAGGAACTAATGTTGGTATCGGTAAAGATGACACTTTGTTCGCGAAAATCGACGGCGTTGTAAAATTCGAACGTTGGGGACGCGATCGTAAAAAAGTAAGCATCTATCCTGTTAACGTTGCTCCTGTAGCAGCTGCAGTAGAAGCGTAA
- the obgE gene encoding GTPase ObgE, whose amino-acid sequence MFVDKAKIYVKAGDGGDGIISFRREKYVPNGGPAGGDGGRGADIIFRVDEGLRTLMDFRYQRHFKAPRGEKGRNKSQHGANAENMIVRIPPGTIILDEDSGEVLADMTRHGQQVVIARGGRGGRGNIRFATPNNPAPELAENGEEGQERYIVLELKVMADVGLVGFPSVGKSTLLSVVSSAKPKIGAYHFTTITPNLGVVGVGEGRSFVMADLPGLIEGAHEGIGLGHEFLRHVERTRIIIHVVDMSGSEGRDPFEDWQKINDELKLYNPLLAERTQVVAANKMDMPDSEANLEQFLQQVREVQPDIEVMPISSLTRKGIQELLYRAADLLDQAPDERVVEEVADVSERKVYSLDKKEDDGFKIVRENEMFVVESAKIDRMMKRMQLNSHEAILKLARTLRYMGVDAELRKRGAVEGTIVRIGDFEFEFVEGSSYY is encoded by the coding sequence ATGTTTGTAGATAAAGCGAAGATTTATGTGAAAGCCGGAGACGGAGGGGACGGAATTATTTCGTTCCGTCGTGAGAAGTATGTACCAAACGGCGGACCTGCCGGGGGCGATGGAGGCAGAGGAGCTGACATCATTTTCCGTGTGGATGAAGGTCTGCGGACGTTGATGGATTTCCGTTACCAGCGTCACTTCAAGGCCCCACGTGGTGAGAAGGGACGTAATAAAAGTCAGCATGGTGCAAACGCGGAGAACATGATTGTGCGCATTCCACCAGGAACTATCATCTTGGATGAAGACAGTGGAGAAGTACTGGCGGATATGACACGTCACGGTCAACAGGTTGTTATTGCTCGTGGTGGTCGGGGCGGACGGGGTAACATCCGATTTGCCACACCGAACAATCCTGCGCCTGAACTTGCTGAGAACGGTGAAGAAGGACAAGAGCGTTACATCGTGCTCGAATTAAAAGTTATGGCGGATGTAGGTTTGGTTGGTTTCCCAAGTGTCGGGAAATCCACATTGCTTTCTGTCGTTTCGTCAGCCAAGCCAAAGATTGGTGCATACCATTTCACAACTATTACACCGAATCTGGGTGTGGTTGGTGTAGGTGAAGGTCGTAGCTTCGTTATGGCCGATTTGCCTGGTCTGATTGAAGGCGCACATGAAGGAATCGGACTGGGACATGAGTTTTTACGTCATGTCGAGCGTACCCGTATTATTATTCATGTGGTGGACATGTCGGGTTCAGAAGGACGTGATCCTTTTGAAGACTGGCAGAAAATCAATGACGAATTGAAGTTGTACAATCCGCTTCTCGCCGAGAGAACGCAAGTTGTCGCAGCTAACAAAATGGATATGCCAGACTCTGAAGCGAACCTGGAGCAATTCTTACAGCAAGTTCGTGAAGTTCAACCTGATATTGAAGTGATGCCAATTTCATCCTTGACCCGGAAAGGGATTCAAGAACTTCTGTATCGTGCAGCTGATCTGCTGGATCAGGCTCCAGACGAGCGAGTGGTTGAAGAGGTAGCAGATGTATCTGAACGTAAAGTATATAGTCTGGACAAAAAAGAAGACGATGGTTTCAAAATTGTGCGTGAGAATGAAATGTTCGTTGTCGAAAGTGCCAAGATTGACCGCATGATGAAACGGATGCAACTGAACTCGCATGAGGCTATACTGAAACTCGCACGTACACTGCGTTATATGGGTGTGGATGCTGAGTTGCGTAAGCGCGGAGCTGTAGAAGGAACCATCGTGCGCATCGGAGACTTTGAATTCGAATTCGTGGAAGGCAGCAGTTACTACTAA
- the mreD gene encoding rod shape-determining protein MreD: MVTRKQVLFLLLFVLFIAEGTILPLLIPSGWQMRISANLVYIVILFIAVYHHRHTALVLGIFFGLLHDVVFYGEMIGPYGFSMGLSAYMMGLIFQAPRAPLPVMVSVVILGSLLNDTMLFFLYKLFQLNHVTFDWALLEYMIPNLFVHFVFALIIYVPLRKQLERIGKRRSKTEEAS; the protein is encoded by the coding sequence ATGGTGACGCGCAAGCAAGTCTTGTTCCTGCTGTTATTCGTTTTGTTCATTGCGGAAGGCACGATTTTACCGCTGCTCATTCCTTCTGGCTGGCAGATGCGTATTTCTGCCAATCTGGTTTATATCGTAATTTTGTTTATCGCTGTATATCATCATCGGCACACAGCACTAGTGCTCGGTATATTTTTTGGACTATTACATGACGTCGTATTCTACGGCGAGATGATTGGACCTTACGGATTCTCCATGGGATTATCGGCATACATGATGGGACTCATTTTTCAAGCACCGCGTGCACCTCTGCCGGTTATGGTATCGGTTGTCATTTTGGGAAGTCTGCTTAATGACACCATGCTGTTCTTCCTGTACAAGCTCTTCCAACTTAACCATGTGACCTTTGACTGGGCGTTGCTTGAATACATGATTCCTAATTTGTTCGTTCATTTTGTGTTTGCCTTGATCATTTATGTCCCGCTTCGGAAACAACTGGAGCGGATCGGCAAGAGACGGAGCAAGACAGAAGAAGCTTCTTAA
- a CDS encoding M50 family metallopeptidase — translation MIRVWGVRITFHPFFVIIMMASLLTGHFIELITLFAIVFIHECGHAAAAALLGCRVVSIQMLPFGGVAVIEDGGNITAFREIMIALAGPLQNMLMVGVVWLLQYGNLGDPIFLNYIIQGNLLIALFNLLPVLPLDGGKIVQALVSLWAPYYTTLMWTYRISILCSVGVILVAISRWLTGDYGLPLNILLIGLFLFYSNLTDYRNVPYRFIRFLMNREGAFARHAATGSLAQPIISFPAKPLDTILRLLKRERYHMVYVMNRQGRIMAVLPEQRIIGSYFQQNGDKL, via the coding sequence TTGATTAGGGTCTGGGGAGTGCGTATTACGTTTCACCCGTTTTTTGTAATTATCATGATGGCTTCTCTTCTGACTGGACATTTCATTGAACTCATTACGTTGTTTGCCATCGTATTCATTCATGAATGTGGACATGCTGCGGCGGCGGCCCTTCTGGGCTGTCGTGTCGTATCCATCCAGATGCTGCCTTTTGGAGGGGTGGCGGTTATTGAAGATGGAGGCAACATCACGGCCTTCCGGGAAATCATGATCGCTCTGGCAGGTCCATTGCAAAACATGCTAATGGTAGGCGTGGTATGGCTGCTGCAGTATGGCAATCTGGGCGATCCTATTTTTCTGAACTACATCATTCAGGGGAATCTGCTCATTGCCCTCTTTAATCTGCTACCCGTACTGCCTCTGGACGGCGGTAAAATTGTGCAGGCGCTTGTCAGTCTGTGGGCACCCTACTATACAACATTAATGTGGACTTACAGAATTAGCATCCTCTGTAGTGTAGGGGTAATTTTGGTTGCCATCAGCCGATGGCTTACCGGAGATTACGGCCTACCGCTCAACATTCTGTTAATCGGTCTTTTTTTGTTCTATTCTAACCTGACGGATTACCGAAATGTGCCCTATCGCTTTATCCGTTTTCTCATGAATCGGGAGGGCGCTTTCGCTCGGCATGCGGCTACTGGCAGTTTGGCGCAGCCAATAATCTCATTTCCAGCGAAACCTTTGGACACTATTTTGCGTCTATTAAAGAGAGAAAGATACCATATGGTATACGTGATGAACAGACAGGGACGAATTATGGCAGTATTGCCTGAACAACGCATTATCGGTTCCTATTTTCAACAAAATGGCGATAAGTTGTAG
- a CDS encoding Spo0B domain-containing protein translates to MLYLVTVGVDQPSFVERGEAMKSWKRVPWIAACSLLIPLVFVMLYPAMISSVVCALWSVAVLLISVNAMKKQAEAERRAIIQSMEKTANASLNHHRHDWMNDLQVLYGYLRLGKLDKSLQCVERIKERVTEESRISRLGIPSLVFYLQSFRASGIALELHVEIEDELQLSALVSPEDGESLTGAIADAIRAYQYGGGRSSWGEVRKLTLNFGQDHGDVVVRLDGDQTPDPETLRQLTAVLKGKKVRTEQLPSEDTFIQFRMPCGI, encoded by the coding sequence ATGTTATACTTGGTTACGGTGGGTGTAGACCAACCGAGTTTTGTAGAACGGGGAGAAGCCATGAAATCTTGGAAAAGAGTGCCGTGGATTGCGGCATGTTCACTTCTGATTCCTTTGGTTTTCGTTATGTTGTATCCGGCGATGATCTCAAGCGTTGTGTGCGCATTGTGGTCCGTCGCAGTATTGCTCATTTCTGTGAATGCGATGAAGAAACAGGCGGAGGCGGAACGCAGAGCCATCATACAATCCATGGAAAAGACAGCAAATGCTTCATTAAATCATCATCGACACGACTGGATGAACGACCTTCAGGTGTTATATGGATATCTTCGGCTGGGCAAACTTGATAAATCCTTGCAATGTGTGGAAAGAATAAAAGAGCGGGTTACAGAAGAAAGCCGAATCTCCAGATTGGGTATTCCTTCCCTCGTATTTTATCTTCAGTCATTTCGCGCCAGTGGAATCGCGCTGGAATTGCATGTGGAAATAGAAGATGAGTTGCAGCTTAGTGCTCTGGTCTCTCCCGAGGATGGCGAGTCACTTACCGGGGCGATTGCGGATGCAATCAGGGCCTATCAATATGGCGGCGGCCGGTCTTCTTGGGGAGAGGTTCGCAAACTGACCTTGAACTTCGGACAGGATCATGGAGATGTAGTTGTCCGACTGGATGGGGATCAAACACCCGATCCGGAAACACTGCGGCAGCTTACTGCCGTACTCAAAGGAAAAAAAGTCAGAACGGAGCAGCTTCCGTCTGAGGATACGTTTATACAATTCAGAATGCCGTGTGGAATATAG
- a CDS encoding M23 family metallopeptidase → MNTKLRIKQRREERIRRLMDGATVEVLQEQKVGSLLDKNEIIHRKPFTSSEGMQERDPEWLWKKENGHFVPGGHSRFNLFKSLLRRTAISALIFGGVWGLFQLDTSWTTSPKTVITDALHRDMDFASAAAWYERHFGGTPSFLPVLGHTTDAVNGSGIRQLLGKPISGTVVQPFALSMKGIEIVPDAAGAELIQVASSDAGRVMEVIGDAASGFTVVIQHTGNVTAIYGRLNESEVNVNDWVEAGNAVGSLKTTGGEQPATLYFAVKEGEEYVDPAEVVALD, encoded by the coding sequence ATGAACACGAAACTCAGAATCAAGCAGAGACGAGAAGAACGCATTCGGCGACTGATGGACGGTGCGACTGTGGAAGTCTTGCAGGAGCAAAAAGTAGGTTCACTATTGGACAAGAATGAGATCATACACCGGAAGCCGTTTACGTCTAGCGAAGGGATGCAGGAAAGAGACCCGGAATGGTTATGGAAAAAAGAGAATGGTCATTTCGTTCCAGGCGGGCATTCGAGATTCAACCTGTTCAAGTCACTTTTAAGGCGGACAGCCATTAGTGCTTTGATATTTGGCGGAGTATGGGGGCTGTTTCAATTGGATACCTCGTGGACCACATCACCCAAAACAGTAATTACCGATGCACTCCATCGAGATATGGATTTTGCCTCTGCTGCAGCCTGGTATGAACGGCACTTTGGAGGAACGCCTTCGTTTCTACCGGTTCTCGGACATACAACGGATGCTGTCAATGGTTCCGGTATTCGGCAGTTACTGGGCAAACCGATCTCGGGCACAGTGGTTCAGCCATTTGCGCTGAGCATGAAGGGAATTGAGATCGTTCCGGATGCCGCAGGTGCAGAACTTATACAGGTCGCCAGTTCGGATGCAGGGCGTGTCATGGAGGTTATCGGAGATGCAGCAAGTGGATTCACGGTTGTCATCCAGCATACAGGCAATGTCACGGCAATATACGGTCGGTTGAACGAAAGTGAAGTGAACGTGAACGATTGGGTTGAAGCGGGGAATGCAGTAGGGAGTCTCAAGACTACGGGTGGTGAACAACCGGCCACGCTCTATTTTGCGGTCAAAGAGGGTGAGGAGTACGTAGACCCAGCGGAAGTCGTTGCCCTTGATTAG
- the minC gene encoding septum site-determining protein MinC: MTVKSNHVTIKGIRDGLVFLLDDQCEFEELLYELRYKLEHSHQNILTGPIVHVDIKLGAREVTEDQKEAILDILKQKGNLLIRSIDSPALQPEVKGPPPIVTMCGMVRSGQVLHHEGNLLFLGDINPGGTVTCTGDIYVLGSLRGMAHAGIGGDEEAIIAASVFAPTQLRIADIISRPPDEWESRETGMEFAYLQDNQMQIDKMSNIVRLRRDFNVFKGV; the protein is encoded by the coding sequence ATGACGGTAAAATCGAATCACGTAACGATTAAAGGCATCCGAGACGGCCTGGTTTTCCTGTTGGACGATCAATGTGAATTCGAGGAATTGCTCTATGAGCTCCGCTATAAGCTGGAACACAGCCATCAAAATATTTTGACCGGACCGATTGTTCATGTGGATATCAAGTTGGGTGCCCGCGAAGTGACAGAGGACCAGAAAGAAGCGATCCTCGATATATTGAAGCAAAAAGGGAATCTGCTTATTCGATCCATTGACTCACCTGCACTCCAACCGGAGGTTAAAGGACCGCCGCCGATTGTAACCATGTGTGGTATGGTGCGTTCAGGCCAGGTGCTTCATCATGAAGGAAATCTCCTGTTTCTTGGGGATATCAATCCGGGGGGCACGGTGACGTGTACCGGAGATATATATGTGTTGGGTTCACTCAGAGGTATGGCTCATGCCGGAATTGGCGGGGACGAAGAAGCCATCATTGCCGCTTCGGTGTTTGCACCGACGCAGCTGCGGATTGCGGATATCATCAGTCGTCCTCCCGATGAATGGGAGAGCCGAGAGACCGGAATGGAATTTGCTTACTTACAGGACAATCAGATGCAGATAGACAAGATGAGCAATATCGTTCGGTTGCGCCGAGATTTTAATGTGTTTAAAGGAGTGTAG
- a CDS encoding ACT domain-containing protein, with translation MNERYYLVREDILPEAVVKTMQVKELLASGDVKTVHEAVEQVGLSRSAFYKYKDGIHLINQLERERIVTISIDLEHQSGILSRVLGHVAGYGANVLTINQSIPLQGRANVVISVETTHLHGEIGEMLDRMQDMPGVRRTRIVGQG, from the coding sequence GTGAACGAACGCTATTACTTAGTACGGGAAGATATTTTACCAGAGGCTGTAGTGAAGACCATGCAGGTAAAAGAGCTACTGGCTTCCGGTGATGTTAAAACAGTGCATGAGGCGGTTGAGCAGGTCGGATTAAGCCGGAGTGCCTTTTATAAGTACAAGGATGGAATTCATCTGATCAACCAGCTTGAGCGCGAGAGAATTGTAACCATCTCCATTGATCTGGAGCATCAGTCGGGTATCTTGTCTCGTGTGCTTGGACATGTAGCTGGTTATGGGGCCAATGTACTTACCATTAATCAGAGTATCCCGCTTCAGGGAAGGGCCAATGTGGTCATTTCGGTGGAAACAACACATCTTCATGGCGAAATTGGTGAAATGCTGGATCGAATGCAAGATATGCCTGGAGTAAGGCGCACGCGTATTGTAGGCCAAGGTTAA